The Natrinema salaciae genome includes a window with the following:
- a CDS encoding spermidine synthase, translating into MSLRYPSTYRPTKPDVAVFVSGVTSMGLEILAGRIIAPQFGSSIYTWGSIITVFLAALSLGYWQGGKRASTASNRRMGWIMLGTAGYVAIVVYASDQLLLTASAMPLPARYASLPAVLILFGPPTYLLGFISPYAAELSQKEGTGEASGHVYALGTIGSIVGAGATTYLLIPSLGIDAIGLLFGFVLVGTAFALTLPALAPKPAAASVAIAVLLVVAAGIGPVAFDHRGDVVYQTQTPYQELEVIDNSDTRTLYLDGARHSAMDLEDPDRHVFEYTRYFHLPMLMVDDPDEVENVLFIGGGGYTGPKDFERKYDVNVDVAELDPDVTRAAKDHFRLEESENLTVHTADGKQFLRDTETKYDVIVLDAYQKDQVPIHLTQLDFMELVEQRLTDDGVFLANVISAPSGVGSEFYRAQYKTIDEAFASTYSYRTSNWDSVQNIEVIATKADTDFTDAELAERNENRQLGIDLSDEVNASMSEPNTDGLPVLTEDHAPVDSLQASTVGQEYVIEQTEDEQTDPEPASIAVAPDQSALARPVPGLEAAPAGPVSPGPPPA; encoded by the coding sequence ATGAGTCTGCGGTATCCGTCCACCTACCGGCCGACGAAACCCGACGTCGCGGTGTTCGTCTCCGGCGTCACCAGTATGGGCCTGGAGATCCTCGCGGGCCGGATCATCGCCCCCCAGTTCGGCAGCAGCATCTACACCTGGGGCAGTATCATCACCGTCTTTCTGGCCGCCCTGAGCCTCGGCTACTGGCAGGGCGGGAAGCGGGCGTCGACGGCGTCGAACCGGCGAATGGGCTGGATCATGCTCGGGACGGCGGGCTACGTCGCGATCGTCGTCTACGCGAGCGATCAGCTGTTGCTCACGGCGTCCGCGATGCCGCTGCCGGCCCGGTACGCCTCGCTCCCGGCCGTGCTCATCCTCTTCGGCCCGCCGACGTACCTGCTGGGCTTTATCAGCCCCTACGCGGCCGAACTCTCCCAGAAGGAGGGGACCGGGGAGGCGTCGGGCCACGTCTACGCGCTGGGCACCATCGGCAGTATCGTCGGCGCGGGCGCGACGACCTATCTCCTCATTCCGTCGCTCGGCATCGACGCCATCGGACTCCTGTTTGGATTCGTCCTCGTCGGCACCGCGTTCGCGCTCACGCTCCCGGCGCTCGCACCGAAGCCGGCGGCAGCCAGCGTCGCCATCGCGGTGCTGCTCGTCGTCGCAGCCGGGATCGGTCCGGTGGCGTTCGACCATCGCGGCGATGTCGTCTACCAGACCCAGACGCCGTACCAGGAACTCGAGGTCATCGACAACAGCGATACGCGGACGCTGTACCTCGACGGGGCTCGCCACAGCGCGATGGATCTCGAAGATCCGGACCGACACGTCTTCGAGTACACGCGCTACTTCCACCTCCCGATGCTGATGGTCGACGACCCGGACGAGGTCGAGAACGTGTTGTTCATCGGCGGGGGCGGCTATACGGGGCCGAAGGACTTCGAGCGGAAGTACGACGTCAACGTGGACGTCGCCGAACTCGATCCCGACGTGACCCGAGCCGCGAAGGACCACTTCCGCCTCGAGGAGAGCGAGAACCTGACCGTCCACACGGCGGACGGAAAGCAGTTCCTCCGGGACACCGAGACGAAGTACGACGTGATCGTGCTCGACGCCTACCAGAAGGATCAGGTCCCGATCCACCTGACGCAACTGGACTTCATGGAGCTGGTCGAACAGCGGCTGACCGACGACGGGGTGTTCCTCGCGAACGTCATCTCCGCGCCCAGCGGTGTCGGCTCCGAGTTCTACCGGGCGCAGTACAAGACCATCGACGAGGCGTTCGCCTCGACCTACAGCTACCGAACGTCGAACTGGGACTCGGTGCAGAACATCGAAGTCATCGCGACGAAGGCCGACACCGACTTCACCGACGCGGAACTCGCCGAGCGAAACGAGAACCGCCAGCTGGGGATCGATCTGAGCGACGAGGTCAACGCCTCGATGAGCGAGCCCAACACCGACGGCTTGCCGGTGCTGACCGAGGACCACGCGCCCGTCGATTCCCTGCAGGCGTCGACGGTCGGCCAGGAGTACGTCATCGAGCAGACGGAGGACGAGCAGACGGACCCCGAACCCGCGTCGATCGCCGTCGCGCCGGATCAATCCGCGCTCGCGCGACCGGTACCGGGACTCGAGGCGGCACCGGCCGGCCCGGTATCGCCCGGTCCGCCGCCGGCGTAG